A stretch of DNA from Candida dubliniensis CD36 chromosome 6, complete sequence:
AAATAAGCTTGAGAGAATGATGGTTATAACCATTTTAGATTAATAGTtgccaaaaaagaaaaaacagTGAGTCTACGTAGTATAATGATAACTTAATCAATTACCATCATAATTAAGGGTTGGTCTTGATATTTCTTACGCACAACCTgatgtgtgtgtgtgagAGAGAGTGTGTGTCTGTGTGTGTGCGTGTGTGGtctaaaaaaaagggaatgagcattaaattaattttcaaagaagaaaaaaaaaaaatgggaaaatttttcaaaaaaaaaaaaaaaaaaaataaaaaaaattatcatcgCATTATAAATCAGTGGAATATTGAcaatatttatcattatatcaacaccaattgatttagtaatatataaattataattttcaattaattatcTGTCTGTCtgtttgattgatattaccaatttaacagaatatatatatacacacacttaacaatttttttttttttttttttcaaacaaagcaaatatttttcatcaatttacatacatacatacatctacactattattattattattattattaattaaacaacATCATGGCACCacctaaaaaaaatgttaaaaTGGACTTAGGGTCTTTCTTGGCTGATGATACTTTTGGCGGAGGATCATGGGctgatgaagaagttgatTTGAACACTATTGGTGTTTCATTAGAAACTTCAAATTTTGCAGGATCAACTGCGGCTCCAATTGGTAATgttggtggtagtggtggtattaataatactacATCAACAGGGTTTggtaatgatgaatttaaaagagaaagaaaagaatttcCTATTCCTGATCAACCACCATATCGTGCTAGAGTATCTAATTTACCATGGGAAGTTGAAGAAGATATTGTCATTAGACATTTTGAAGATAGAATGCAAGCTAAAGATATTATTTCCGATATTGTTTTACCAAAAGATAGAGAAACTGGTAGATTAAGAGGATTTGCTTTTATTACATTTAATGATCGTGGTTTATTAGAAGAATCtttgaatttatcaatGACTGAATTTcaaggaagaaaaatttatgTTAATGTGGCTGCTCCACCAAAGGGAGAAGATGGTGATTGGAGAGCAGGTAGATCTGGTAGTAATAGAAGAGGTGGTGAAGGTCGTGAACCAGCCCCAGAATTGGATTGGGGTGCTGCCAGAAATTCTCAAGCTGAATTACCACCAAGACAAAGATCTAACAGAGTaggtagtggtagtggtcCATCGGGTGAATCAACAAGACCATCAAGAAGACAAGAAGCTGAATTAGATTGGGGTTCTGCTAGAACTTCAAGAGATGGATTACCACCACAAAGAGAAAGATCAAATAGAACACCAAGAAAACAAGAACCAGAATTTGATTGGAATACTGCTAGAAACACTCAAGCTGAATTACCTGTTAGAGAAAGACCACAAAGAGATAATTTTGATGGAACTCCAAGAGATAATTCTTCTAGACAATCTTCAAAAAGACAAGAACCTGAATTTGATTGGAGTTCTGCTAGAAATACTAAAGCCAATTTACCACCAAGAGAAAGACTTAATAGAACTGGATCCAATAATGgtaaaaaatcaattgaaccTGATTTTGATTGGAAAAGAGGTCAAAGTTTACCATCTCGTAATGTTTCAAGATCAACTGGTAATCAAAGAAATGTTAAAAAAgatgaacaacaaaatcaaccaCAAAAACCACAAAAATCTCATTTCAGTGTTTTAAATGTTGAAGgagaagatgatgaagatgaagaacaagaacaagaagaagaacaagaggAACAAGTCCAAAAAagcaaacaacaaattgacAATTTACAACAAGCTACTAGTAAATTAACTGTTTCCGAAGGTCAAGAAGATGGTGAAGGTTGGGAAGTTGttagaaaataaaacattttttttttttaaaaaaaaaaagaaaaaaaacaagaatattgaattagaaTAAGTGAAATGGAAGgtaaaaatcaaaacaaacaaacaaaaagaaacataaatcattattctACCCTTAGTTTTGTCATTTTAACCCCAACTCTCtttccccccccccttcctgttgtattatttaatttgtgattttaattaatgtgATACAGagaaattgttgttaaatCAATCCTAATTTTCTTTCCAGTGTATCATTATTTGtgtttcaattatattttattcttCAAAAACGCCTTTGAAGATTATACAAGcggtttctttttctatatttttttcttcttctttttcttcttcttattaGCTTACTTTTGTACAATAggtattatatatatatatatacatatacatatacatggtttttatttgataatttgagTTTACATTATATGTTTAATAATGGATTTGTGTTCGAGCTCTTCCACTTTTAGAAACAGAATCTATATGATTATCTCCATTTTTAGTTAACGGTTAATAGTacctatatatatatatatatatatatatatatatcttcTTAATATTCATTGTATCAAATGAATACTAATCAAGTGATTCTTCAACTATTATATTAGACCTTGTTTAGTATGGTCATGTGTGTGTACCGATAGTTTTTCCTTATTTTCTCTGAAGGATCtagtttatatatttttctCTGAAACAAATTCTTATTTAGATTAATATGGACGACGACGGCGATCAATTAGAAAATTGTTGTGGGAATGAAAAGTATGAGGATTGGCTTTTTTGAATTAGTAAAGTTTTCTGATATATGATGGATTGTCATGTATGAAGTTTTATTCTATGGGATggttttattctttttgggAGTTTGAAgttaaaagaaagaatgGTCAAAAAGTCACATTACTTTAAATCTAGCAAAGTGGAATAAGCTAATTAGTTTACTACTGTTTTATTCTACAATCATGTATATTTAGATGTTATAATAAATGTATTAATATTTAGGTATATTCAATGTTTAATTCATAGTTTTTTAAACCTATGATTGTTACTGTAGAATCTCATAGTGTGCGGATTtaccaatatcaacaaa
This window harbors:
- a CDS encoding eukaryotic translation initiation factor 4B (eIF-4B), putative (Similar to S. cerevisiae TIF3;~In S. cerevisiae: translation initiation factor eIF-4B, has RNA annealing activity; contains an RNA recognition motif and binds to single-stranded RNA) → MAPPKKNVKMDLGSFLADDTFGGGSWADEEVDLNTIGVSLETSNFAGSTAAPIGNVGGSGGINNTTSTGFGNDEFKRERKEFPIPDQPPYRARVSNLPWEVEEDIVIRHFEDRMQAKDIISDIVLPKDRETGRLRGFAFITFNDRGLLEESLNLSMTEFQGRKIYVNVAAPPKGEDGDWRAGRSGSNRRGGEGREPAPELDWGAARNSQAELPPRQRSNRVGSGSGPSGESTRPSRRQEAELDWGSARTSRDGLPPQRERSNRTPRKQEPEFDWNTARNTQAELPVRERPQRDNFDGTPRDNSSRQSSKRQEPEFDWSSARNTKANLPPRERLNRTGSNNGKKSIEPDFDWKRGQSLPSRNVSRSTGNQRNVKKDEQQNQPQKPQKSHFSVLNVEGEDDEDEEQEQEEEQEEQVQKSKQQIDNLQQATSKLTVSEGQEDGEGWEVVRK